In Paenibacillus phoenicis, one genomic interval encodes:
- the ahpF gene encoding alkyl hydroperoxide reductase subunit F translates to MKLDADIKQQLEQYLQLLEGNVLLKVSAGTDAVSNEMLDLVNELSTMSDKITVEQTSLPRTPSFSVNRVGEDTGITFAGVPLGHEFTSLVLALLQVSGRPPKVEQNIIDQIKAIKGEYRFETYVSLSCHNCPDVVQALNLMSVLNPGISHTMIDGAAYKDEVESKEIMAVPTVFLNGELFGNGRMSVEDILAKLGASDTSAFEGKEPFDVLVIGGGPAGSSAAIYAARKGIRTGIVAERFGGQVNDTLGIENLIGTKYTEGPKLAASLEEHAKEYDIDIMTSQRAKSLRKNDLVEVELENGAVLKSKTVIISTGARWRNMNVPGEAEFKNKGVAYCPHCDGPLFAGKRVAVVGGGNSGVEAAIDLAGIASHVTVLEYMSELKADSVLQDRLNSLPNATVIKNAQVKEVTGDSKVNGLTYIDRESGEEKHLELEGVFVQIGLVPNTEWLEGTLERTRMGEIIVDNRGATTIPGVFAAGDCTNTAYKQIIISMGSGATAALGAFDYLIRNQ, encoded by the coding sequence ATGAAACTGGATGCAGACATTAAACAACAATTAGAGCAATATCTTCAGCTTTTGGAAGGGAATGTTCTGCTGAAAGTCAGTGCCGGAACCGATGCGGTTTCGAACGAGATGCTGGACCTCGTGAACGAGTTGTCCACCATGTCGGATAAAATTACCGTCGAGCAAACGAGTTTACCCAGAACCCCAAGCTTCAGCGTAAATCGCGTGGGGGAAGACACCGGCATCACCTTTGCCGGTGTTCCTCTGGGCCATGAGTTTACTTCCCTGGTACTGGCTTTGTTGCAAGTCAGCGGAAGACCACCTAAGGTGGAGCAAAATATCATTGATCAAATCAAAGCGATTAAAGGTGAATACCGCTTTGAAACATATGTGAGCTTGTCCTGCCACAACTGCCCGGACGTCGTTCAGGCGTTGAACCTGATGAGCGTGCTCAATCCTGGTATTTCCCATACCATGATCGACGGCGCGGCTTATAAAGATGAAGTTGAGAGCAAAGAGATTATGGCAGTGCCTACGGTATTCTTGAACGGCGAGTTGTTTGGCAATGGCCGGATGTCCGTTGAGGATATTTTAGCGAAATTGGGCGCTTCGGACACATCTGCGTTTGAAGGTAAAGAACCTTTCGACGTGCTTGTGATCGGGGGCGGACCTGCGGGCTCTAGCGCAGCGATTTATGCTGCACGCAAAGGCATTCGTACCGGGATCGTGGCAGAACGCTTCGGCGGCCAAGTCAACGACACCTTGGGAATCGAGAACTTGATCGGTACGAAATATACCGAAGGTCCGAAGCTCGCAGCAAGCTTGGAAGAACATGCGAAGGAATATGACATCGACATCATGACGTCGCAAAGGGCGAAGAGTCTTCGCAAGAACGACTTGGTTGAAGTGGAATTGGAGAACGGTGCTGTGCTGAAGAGCAAGACCGTGATCATCTCCACAGGGGCCCGTTGGCGCAACATGAATGTACCGGGCGAAGCGGAATTCAAGAACAAAGGCGTGGCTTATTGCCCGCACTGTGATGGTCCGCTGTTCGCAGGCAAACGTGTGGCTGTTGTTGGCGGAGGGAACTCCGGCGTTGAAGCAGCCATCGACCTGGCGGGCATCGCCTCGCATGTAACCGTGCTTGAATACATGTCTGAGCTGAAAGCAGACTCGGTACTGCAGGATCGTCTGAATAGCTTGCCAAATGCGACTGTGATCAAGAACGCACAAGTGAAGGAAGTCACAGGCGACAGCAAGGTGAACGGACTGACCTATATCGACCGGGAAAGCGGTGAAGAGAAGCATCTGGAGCTGGAAGGCGTATTCGTTCAAATCGGTCTCGTACCGAACACCGAATGGCTGGAAGGCACACTGGAACGCACCCGGATGGGCGAGATCATCGTCGACAACCGCGGAGCTACAACCATTCCTGGCGTATTTGCCGCCGGCGACTGCACGAATACGGCTTACAAGCAGATCATCATTTCCATGGGATCTGGCGCGACGGCAGCATTAGGTGCCTTCGATTACCTGATTCGCAATCAATAA
- the mnhG gene encoding monovalent cation/H(+) antiporter subunit G, which translates to MSGSGEVVGAILILAGAVFSLISAIGNLRLPDVYTRSHAASKSSTLGVLCAMVGTLLYFIIAEGYFSIRLILGIFFVFLTAPVAAHVISRAAYRHCVPLAEETAQDELREYYQQDENFEGEDQVEPVEQETVLQSTS; encoded by the coding sequence TTGAGCGGAAGCGGTGAAGTTGTAGGGGCGATTCTGATCCTCGCGGGGGCTGTCTTCAGCTTGATTAGCGCGATTGGCAATTTGCGTTTACCGGATGTGTACACAAGGTCTCATGCTGCATCGAAAAGTTCTACATTGGGTGTGCTGTGCGCTATGGTTGGCACTTTGCTGTATTTTATCATCGCCGAAGGCTATTTCAGTATTCGCCTGATCTTGGGGATCTTCTTCGTCTTTCTGACGGCTCCGGTGGCCGCCCATGTCATCAGCCGTGCCGCCTATCGTCACTGCGTGCCGTTAGCGGAGGAAACTGCCCAGGATGAGCTTCGAGAATACTACCAGCAGGATGAGAATTTCGAGGGGGAAGATCAGGTAGAGCCGGTGGAGCAAGAGACGGTGCTTCAAAGTACCTCCTAA
- a CDS encoding ABC transporter permease encodes MDSKLNGKRLRTRWRKQDTELTLLALPTTIWYILFSFLPMFGIIIAFKNFKITGGFLSNVFKSPWAGLKNFEFLFKSNDAWIIIRNTIGYNIIFIVLGIVIPVALALMIGMLHNRKAGKAYQTMMFLPYFLSWVVVSAVGWAFLSFDKGILNQMLAGWGVDPINWYMEPQYWPYFLIFMNVWKGLGYGMVVYLATIAGIDKTYYEAAVIDGATLWQQTRFITLPLMKLVIVMMFILAVGRIFYTDFGLFFQVPRDSNSLFNVTTTIDVMVYKQLKTATVGMASAAAFVQSVLGCLMILAANWTVRKIDPDSAMI; translated from the coding sequence ATGGACTCGAAGCTAAATGGAAAGCGCTTACGGACGCGTTGGCGCAAGCAAGACACGGAGCTGACCTTGTTGGCTTTGCCAACCACAATCTGGTACATCTTGTTCAGCTTCCTGCCGATGTTCGGGATCATCATTGCTTTTAAGAACTTCAAAATCACCGGCGGTTTTCTGAGCAACGTATTCAAGAGCCCATGGGCAGGTCTCAAGAACTTTGAGTTCCTATTCAAGTCCAACGATGCCTGGATCATTATCCGTAACACGATCGGCTACAACATTATTTTTATCGTTCTTGGAATTGTGATCCCTGTAGCCTTGGCGTTAATGATCGGGATGCTTCACAACCGCAAGGCAGGCAAGGCGTATCAAACGATGATGTTCCTGCCGTACTTTCTCTCCTGGGTTGTCGTCTCGGCTGTGGGCTGGGCGTTCTTGAGCTTCGATAAAGGGATTTTGAATCAAATGCTGGCTGGTTGGGGAGTAGATCCCATCAACTGGTATATGGAACCGCAATATTGGCCTTACTTCTTGATTTTTATGAATGTGTGGAAGGGACTTGGCTACGGCATGGTTGTGTATTTGGCGACCATCGCGGGTATCGATAAAACTTACTACGAAGCGGCCGTCATCGACGGCGCCACCCTTTGGCAGCAGACCCGGTTCATTACGCTTCCCCTGATGAAGCTGGTCATCGTCATGATGTTCATCCTGGCGGTGGGACGCATCTTCTATACCGATTTCGGGCTGTTCTTCCAGGTGCCGCGGGATTCCAACTCCCTGTTTAATGTGACCACAACCATTGATGTTATGGTTTACAAGCAGTTGAAAACCGCAACGGTGGGGATGGCCTCGGCAGCAGCCTTCGTACAGTCGGTTCTGGGCTGTCTGATGATTCTGGCCGCGAACTGGACGGTTCGCAAAATCGATCCTGACAGCGCGATGATTTAA
- a CDS encoding Na+/H+ antiporter subunit E: protein MPIQVLLNIFIAYLWMFLQDETSIINFIGGYIAGLFILFCIRRFFNKPFYLFTLAAVGKLFVIFIYELVISSMMVMKHVLRPKVDVKPGIFKVETDLEGDLEVTLLSLLICLTPGSVVMEITPDAKTLYIHGLNMPESKESVLKSKSVFEKAIKDVTRK, encoded by the coding sequence ATGCCCATTCAGGTGCTGCTTAACATCTTTATTGCTTATCTGTGGATGTTTCTGCAGGATGAAACGAGCATTATCAACTTTATTGGCGGTTACATCGCCGGGTTGTTTATCCTATTTTGCATCCGCCGCTTCTTTAATAAGCCGTTCTACCTCTTTACATTGGCAGCGGTAGGCAAGCTATTTGTGATCTTCATTTATGAACTGGTGATCTCGTCGATGATGGTGATGAAGCACGTGCTCCGTCCCAAAGTCGATGTGAAGCCGGGGATCTTTAAGGTGGAGACGGATTTGGAAGGGGATTTGGAAGTGACCCTGTTGTCCTTGCTGATCTGTCTGACACCGGGCTCCGTTGTGATGGAGATTACCCCGGATGCGAAGACACTATACATTCACGGACTGAATATGCCAGAGTCCAAAGAGTCGGTACTGAAGTCCAAATCCGTGTTCGAGAAAGCGATAAAGGATGTGACCCGGAAATGA
- a CDS encoding Na(+)/H(+) antiporter subunit C, giving the protein METLIVILVGILVSIGTYLILSKQLLRIVLGTSIVSHAVNLLLLTSGGLKRGSAPLLGEKEAGFTDAMPQALILTAIVINFAVTALVLVLCYRAYQHFGTDDMERLRGHEHE; this is encoded by the coding sequence ATGGAGACACTCATCGTCATACTCGTCGGGATACTCGTATCGATCGGCACCTATTTGATCTTATCCAAGCAATTGCTTCGCATTGTGTTGGGAACGTCGATTGTGAGCCATGCGGTAAATTTATTGCTGCTTACCTCCGGCGGGCTGAAGCGGGGGAGCGCCCCCCTGTTGGGCGAGAAGGAAGCCGGTTTTACAGATGCGATGCCTCAAGCTTTGATCTTGACGGCCATCGTCATTAACTTTGCCGTGACGGCACTAGTTTTAGTTTTATGTTATCGGGCCTATCAACATTTCGGGACAGATGACATGGAGCGATTAAGGGGACATGAGCATGAATAA
- a CDS encoding Na+/H+ antiporter subunit D yields the protein MNNWLIGPVIIPLIMGMLLIVFQKNLRLQRILGLLALLATCAVSILLIHQIQTGGIQTLQLGGWDAPYGISFVGDMFSALLLLATSVVSIGCLLYAFPSIGRKQEKLYFYPLFLFLIVGVNGSFLTGDLFNLYVFFEVFLVASYVLITMGGARRQFREALKYIFTNIIASAFFLMGVAYLYSMTGTLNLAHLSIRIAEAGQDGLITTVALLFLIVFALKAGLLLFFWLPGSYSVPPTAIAAIFAALLTKVGIYAIFRMFTLIFYHEPQITHLTIGILAAVTMILGGLGAVGFGDLKQILTYNVIISVGFILLGLVSMTEEGMMGSIYYLMHDILIKALIFLIGGTVVYLTGTSRLQNISGLIRLHPQLGWMFLIAALSMVGIPPLSGFLGKVFTIQGTFESGDYWLGGIGLAASMLILYSMIKLFMNVFWGETILCVDDEKGTTKGLLLPIALLTASSLALGIGAEGVAGYVTQAAQELLDPNRYIHAVMD from the coding sequence ATGAATAACTGGTTGATTGGTCCGGTGATTATTCCCCTGATCATGGGGATGCTTCTCATTGTTTTTCAAAAAAACCTCCGGCTTCAGCGGATCCTTGGCTTGCTTGCTCTGTTGGCGACGTGTGCGGTATCCATCCTGCTCATTCACCAGATCCAGACGGGTGGGATTCAGACGCTGCAGCTCGGCGGTTGGGATGCCCCTTACGGCATTAGCTTCGTTGGCGATATGTTTAGCGCGCTACTGCTGCTTGCCACCTCGGTGGTTTCGATCGGGTGTTTGCTGTATGCCTTCCCGTCGATCGGGCGGAAACAGGAGAAGCTCTATTTTTATCCGTTGTTTTTGTTCTTGATCGTCGGCGTGAACGGGTCTTTTCTGACAGGGGACTTATTTAATTTATATGTCTTCTTCGAAGTATTTCTGGTCGCGTCGTATGTGTTGATCACGATGGGGGGAGCACGGCGGCAGTTTCGTGAAGCGCTAAAATATATTTTCACGAACATTATCGCTTCGGCGTTCTTCCTAATGGGGGTTGCCTACTTATATTCGATGACAGGCACGTTAAACCTCGCCCACTTGTCGATCCGGATCGCTGAGGCTGGTCAGGACGGGTTGATTACCACCGTAGCCTTGCTGTTCCTGATCGTGTTCGCCTTAAAGGCTGGGTTGTTGCTCTTCTTCTGGTTGCCAGGTTCCTATAGCGTACCGCCTACCGCCATTGCGGCCATCTTTGCGGCGCTACTCACCAAGGTGGGGATTTATGCCATCTTTCGGATGTTTACGCTCATCTTCTATCATGAGCCGCAGATCACTCATTTGACCATAGGAATCTTGGCGGCGGTAACGATGATTCTTGGAGGGCTTGGGGCAGTAGGCTTCGGGGATTTGAAGCAAATCCTCACCTACAATGTGATTATCAGCGTTGGGTTTATCCTGCTTGGTCTGGTCTCGATGACAGAGGAAGGCATGATGGGCTCTATCTACTATTTGATGCACGATATTCTGATCAAGGCCTTGATCTTTCTCATCGGCGGGACAGTGGTCTATCTGACGGGAACCAGCAGGTTGCAAAACATCAGTGGTCTGATTCGACTTCACCCGCAATTAGGCTGGATGTTTCTGATCGCCGCATTATCGATGGTGGGCATTCCCCCGCTCAGCGGCTTCCTCGGCAAAGTGTTTACGATACAAGGAACCTTCGAGTCTGGGGATTATTGGCTAGGGGGCATCGGTCTCGCCGCCAGTATGTTGATTCTATATTCCATGATCAAATTGTTCATGAACGTCTTCTGGGGGGAGACCATTCTGTGCGTCGATGATGAGAAGGGAACGACCAAGGGACTTCTGCTTCCAATCGCGCTGTTGACCGCTTCCAGCCTGGCTTTAGGGATTGGTGCTGAAGGGGTGGCGGGGTATGTGACCCAGGCGGCACAGGAATTGCTTGATCCAAATCGATATATCCATGCTGTGATGGATTAA
- a CDS encoding Na+/H+ antiporter subunit A, with protein sequence MVTFYTFIFLPLLSAILVPFLYKYLNRQVHTGWFVLIIPLSIFVYLLQYIPDVAGGKTYVYTLPWIPTLDIQLTSYVDGLGLLFGLLISGVGSLVILYSVFYMSKEREALHNFYIYLLMFMGAMLGVVFSDHLLVFYGFWELTSVSSFLLISYWFERRSSRQGALKAMLITVFGGFAMLAGFIMLIIMADTYSIRELITNVGIIQNHVLFIPAMLCVLMGAFTKSAQFPFSIWLPDAMEAPTPVSSYLHSATMVKAGIYLVARMTPIFGGSSVWFWLVAGVGLITLLYGSLSALRQTDLKALLAYSTISQLGLIMCLLGIGSLAVYFGPGESGTVFTVATFAALFHLFNHSTFKGSLFMVVGIIDHETGRRDIRYLGGLLQVMPVTFTVALVGGLSMAGLPPFNGFLSKEMFFAAVNEVTQAGIFGLSNIGFIFPLLAWVASIFTFVYCMLFIFKTFGGSFRPERLMKEVHEAPLGMLISPIVLGVLVILIFFFPNVLGKYILTPALNAVLPMMSVTAYDLKISAWHGPNLELLMTVGVILFGLLLFRTAKRWVPAIRSFPQRLTLNHWFNQGLDGTEKLSRSLTNRYMTGSLRHYLIYTFSFFVIVLMASLLGFHGLQLDFSKDAPIGIFEAGLVVAMIIAAFVVLFAPNRIVAIVALGAIGYMISMFFVIFRAPDLALTQMVVETVTTVLFLLCFYHLPKLKKSIERLSFKLTNLIISMAMGLTVSLLALAANGHKLFEPITSFFENAYELAGAKNIVNAILVDFRGFDTMLEISVLTIAGLGVYLLVHQRSKRREPNETE encoded by the coding sequence TTGGTTACATTCTATACCTTCATTTTTCTTCCGTTGTTAAGTGCTATACTCGTACCATTTCTGTATAAGTACTTGAATCGTCAAGTCCATACAGGATGGTTTGTGCTAATTATACCCCTATCCATCTTCGTCTATTTATTACAATATATACCCGATGTTGCGGGCGGGAAAACCTATGTCTATACGCTGCCGTGGATTCCGACGCTAGATATCCAGTTGACCTCTTATGTGGATGGACTGGGTCTCTTATTCGGGCTTCTGATTTCGGGTGTGGGGTCCCTGGTGATCCTTTATTCCGTCTTCTACATGTCCAAGGAGCGGGAGGCTCTCCATAACTTCTATATCTATTTGCTCATGTTCATGGGTGCGATGCTAGGCGTCGTATTTTCTGATCATCTCCTGGTCTTCTACGGCTTCTGGGAGTTAACCAGCGTGTCTTCGTTTTTATTGATCTCTTATTGGTTTGAGCGGCGAAGCTCCCGGCAAGGCGCGTTAAAGGCAATGCTGATTACTGTGTTTGGCGGATTTGCCATGTTAGCTGGATTTATTATGTTGATCATTATGGCGGATACCTATAGCATTCGAGAATTGATTACGAATGTGGGCATTATTCAAAATCACGTGTTGTTTATCCCGGCGATGCTATGCGTGTTAATGGGTGCATTTACGAAATCGGCACAGTTCCCCTTTAGCATTTGGCTGCCGGATGCGATGGAAGCACCAACCCCGGTCAGCAGCTACCTCCATTCCGCAACGATGGTGAAAGCTGGCATTTACTTGGTGGCGCGAATGACGCCGATCTTTGGCGGCAGTTCGGTTTGGTTCTGGCTGGTCGCCGGTGTGGGGCTGATTACATTGCTTTACGGTTCCTTGAGTGCGCTCAGACAGACAGATCTAAAAGCGCTCTTAGCTTATTCTACGATCAGTCAATTAGGATTGATCATGTGTTTGCTTGGCATCGGCTCGCTGGCGGTTTATTTTGGGCCCGGTGAGAGCGGCACAGTCTTTACGGTAGCGACCTTCGCCGCCCTGTTTCATCTATTTAACCACTCCACGTTTAAAGGCAGCTTGTTTATGGTCGTGGGAATTATTGACCATGAGACAGGTCGGCGGGATATTCGCTATTTGGGCGGTTTACTGCAGGTGATGCCGGTGACGTTTACGGTCGCCTTGGTTGGCGGTTTATCGATGGCCGGGTTGCCGCCGTTTAACGGCTTTTTGAGTAAAGAGATGTTTTTTGCTGCGGTCAATGAAGTTACCCAAGCGGGAATCTTCGGGCTCAGCAACATCGGCTTCATCTTCCCGCTCCTGGCTTGGGTAGCGAGCATATTCACCTTTGTGTATTGCATGCTCTTTATCTTCAAAACCTTCGGAGGCAGCTTCCGCCCGGAAAGATTGATGAAAGAAGTGCATGAAGCCCCTCTGGGGATGTTGATCTCCCCTATCGTTTTGGGTGTGCTCGTGATTCTCATTTTCTTCTTCCCGAATGTACTTGGGAAATATATTCTAACTCCCGCTTTGAACGCGGTTTTGCCGATGATGTCCGTGACTGCCTATGATCTCAAAATCAGCGCGTGGCATGGCCCGAACCTCGAATTGCTGATGACCGTGGGCGTCATCCTCTTTGGGTTATTGCTCTTTCGGACAGCGAAGCGATGGGTTCCGGCGATTCGGAGCTTTCCGCAGAGGCTGACGCTAAATCACTGGTTTAATCAAGGGCTGGATGGAACCGAGAAGCTCTCGCGATCGCTGACTAATCGATATATGACAGGTTCGCTGAGACATTACCTCATCTACACTTTTTCATTCTTTGTGATTGTGCTGATGGCTTCACTGTTAGGGTTCCATGGCCTGCAACTCGATTTCTCGAAGGACGCTCCTATCGGGATCTTCGAAGCTGGACTGGTGGTTGCGATGATCATCGCTGCCTTTGTCGTCTTGTTCGCCCCGAATCGTATCGTCGCCATTGTGGCTTTGGGGGCGATAGGTTATATGATTTCGATGTTCTTCGTCATCTTCAGGGCTCCTGATTTGGCATTAACGCAAATGGTGGTGGAGACGGTGACAACGGTCCTGTTCTTGCTGTGCTTCTACCATTTACCGAAGCTGAAGAAGAGCATCGAACGCCTATCGTTTAAGCTGACGAATCTGATCATTTCCATGGCGATGGGATTAACGGTAAGTCTCTTGGCTTTAGCTGCGAACGGACATAAGCTGTTCGAGCCAATCACCTCGTTTTTCGAAAATGCCTATGAGCTGGCCGGGGCCAAAAATATCGTCAACGCCATCCTCGTGGATTTCCGCGGCTTTGACACCATGCTGGAGATATCCGTGCTGACGATCGCCGGGCTGGGCGTCTATCTCTTGGTTCATCAGCGTTCCAAAAGGAGGGAACCCAATGAAACCGAATGA
- a CDS encoding Na(+)/H(+) antiporter subunit F1: protein MIFQTILIIALCLLLAAILANLYRVVKGPSSVDRIMALDSISINLIASIAVFSVLLRTHAFFDLILLIGILSFIGTVAFARFMERGAVIERKR, encoded by the coding sequence ATGATTTTTCAGACGATCTTGATCATCGCGTTATGTCTGTTACTGGCGGCGATCTTAGCTAACTTGTACCGCGTCGTCAAAGGTCCGTCCAGTGTGGATCGGATCATGGCGCTGGATTCCATCAGCATCAATTTAATTGCGAGTATCGCGGTATTCTCGGTATTGCTGCGTACGCATGCGTTCTTTGATCTTATCTTGCTGATTGGGATTTTATCCTTCATCGGAACGGTGGCGTTTGCCCGGTTTATGGAAAGGGGTGCGGTCATTGAGCGGAAGCGGTGA
- a CDS encoding carbohydrate ABC transporter permease, translated as MAARTVYENGLDRFNRPSKGVNVLLHLLFFFLALICVVPMLVVLSISLSSEQSIRENGYHLIPTAFSGEAYGYIAKQGTVILQALGISVFVTIVGTVLGILLTTSMGYVLSRPNYKLKGFLTWVVFIPMVFNGGLVSSYYINANMLGLKDTVWALILPLAVSSFNVIICKTFFKSTIPDGLIESAEIDGAGQLRIFFSIILPISLPVIATIGLFLCFGYWNDWFQSMLYINNQDLYSLQALLNNLMSNVDALARNASSLGISYAELVATMPKESARMAVAIVIVLPVAFAYPFFQRYFISGLTVGAVKG; from the coding sequence ATGGCAGCAAGAACGGTGTATGAAAACGGCCTGGACCGATTTAATCGTCCAAGTAAAGGGGTGAACGTGCTCCTTCATCTCCTTTTCTTCTTCCTGGCTTTGATTTGCGTCGTGCCGATGCTGGTGGTGTTGTCGATCTCGCTGTCCAGTGAGCAATCGATCCGGGAGAATGGGTATCACCTGATCCCAACGGCGTTCTCGGGAGAGGCTTACGGGTATATCGCCAAGCAAGGAACGGTCATTTTGCAGGCGTTAGGGATCTCGGTCTTCGTTACGATCGTCGGAACGGTGCTGGGCATTCTGCTCACCACCTCAATGGGGTACGTTCTGTCCCGGCCGAACTATAAGCTGAAGGGGTTCCTGACTTGGGTCGTTTTTATTCCGATGGTGTTTAACGGCGGTTTGGTCTCCAGCTACTATATCAATGCGAATATGCTGGGTTTGAAAGATACGGTATGGGCGTTGATTCTGCCTCTGGCGGTCTCCTCGTTTAATGTCATCATCTGTAAAACGTTCTTCAAAAGCACGATTCCGGATGGGTTAATTGAATCCGCGGAAATCGACGGGGCCGGCCAACTCCGGATCTTCTTCTCGATCATCCTGCCGATCTCGTTGCCGGTGATCGCTACGATTGGTTTGTTCCTGTGCTTTGGTTACTGGAATGACTGGTTCCAATCGATGTTGTATATCAACAATCAGGACCTGTATTCCTTGCAGGCGCTGCTGAATAACTTGATGAGCAACGTTGACGCGCTGGCTCGAAATGCCTCGAGCCTGGGGATCAGCTACGCCGAGCTGGTGGCCACGATGCCTAAGGAATCGGCCCGGATGGCGGTGGCTATCGTCATCGTGCTTCCTGTTGCCTTTGCGTATCCGTTCTTCCAACGCTATTTCATTTCCGGGTTGACGGTAGGTGCGGTCAAAGGCTAA
- the ahpC gene encoding alkyl hydroperoxide reductase subunit C: MSLIGKEVLPFKAQAYHNGKFIEVSNEDFKGKWSVVCFYPADFTFVCPTELEDLQDHYATLKELGVEVYSVSTDSHFVHKAWHDSSEAIGKVTYIMIGDPTHTISRNFDVLIEEEGVADRATFIIDPNGVIQAIEITAGGIGRDASTLIDKIKAAQYVHNHPGEVCPAKWKEGAATLKPSLDLVGKI; the protein is encoded by the coding sequence ATGTCGTTGATTGGAAAAGAAGTATTGCCTTTTAAAGCGCAAGCCTATCACAACGGGAAATTCATCGAGGTTTCCAACGAAGATTTCAAGGGAAAATGGAGCGTTGTTTGCTTCTATCCAGCGGACTTCACTTTCGTATGCCCAACTGAGCTGGAAGACTTGCAAGATCACTACGCTACTCTGAAGGAGCTTGGCGTTGAAGTATATTCCGTTTCCACGGACTCCCATTTCGTGCACAAAGCATGGCATGACAGCTCCGAAGCGATCGGCAAGGTTACTTACATTATGATTGGTGACCCAACTCACACAATTTCCCGTAACTTCGATGTATTGATCGAAGAAGAAGGCGTAGCTGACCGCGCTACCTTTATTATCGACCCGAACGGCGTGATCCAAGCGATTGAAATTACCGCTGGTGGTATCGGACGTGACGCAAGCACGCTGATCGACAAGATCAAAGCTGCTCAATACGTTCACAACCATCCAGGTGAAGTGTGCCCTGCGAAATGGAAAGAGGGCGCCGCTACTTTGAAACCAAGCCTTGACTTGGTAGGCAAAATCTAA
- a CDS encoding HNH endonuclease, whose protein sequence is MITVLNTDGRELTPCTLDRAWREVNRSRAVWINEQTIQLLYNPFLFRKYRKIALKRDRYTCLWCGQPATTVDHLIPSSKGGSDLPRNLIASCGECNSRRGNRPAWEYFREKMGSIPRPLKLGFHILIALGCSKIKPRSH, encoded by the coding sequence ATGATTACGGTACTGAATACAGATGGTCGGGAATTAACCCCTTGTACCCTGGACCGAGCTTGGCGGGAGGTGAATCGATCGCGTGCCGTTTGGATTAATGAGCAGACCATTCAGTTGTTATACAACCCTTTTCTGTTCCGGAAATATCGGAAGATCGCCTTAAAAAGAGACCGTTACACGTGCCTATGGTGCGGACAGCCTGCAACAACGGTGGATCATCTGATCCCCTCCAGCAAGGGCGGTTCGGATCTGCCGCGCAACCTTATTGCCTCCTGCGGCGAGTGCAACTCAAGACGGGGGAATCGCCCGGCGTGGGAGTATTTTAGAGAGAAGATGGGTTCCATTCCCCGTCCCCTCAAGCTTGGTTTTCATATTTTGATAGCTTTAGGCTGCTCAAAGATCAAACCAAGATCTCATTAA
- a CDS encoding Na(+)/H(+) antiporter subunit B, producing the protein MKPNDVILKSVTRVAAVIILTFSIYLFMNGHHHPGGGFIGGLSTASAIVLLYLSYGIEKVRENIRMDFKKLAAIGVLIAVVTGMAGVIFGEPFLTQTFGHVELPIFGDTELASALIFDTGVALAVIGTAVNIILSISEDR; encoded by the coding sequence ATGAAACCGAATGATGTGATTTTAAAAAGCGTCACCCGCGTGGCGGCCGTCATTATCTTAACCTTTTCGATTTACCTGTTCATGAACGGCCATCATCATCCGGGCGGCGGATTTATCGGCGGGCTGAGCACGGCATCGGCCATTGTTCTCCTGTACTTGTCCTATGGGATCGAGAAGGTGAGAGAGAACATCCGCATGGATTTTAAGAAGCTCGCGGCGATTGGGGTGCTGATCGCCGTGGTCACCGGCATGGCCGGGGTGATCTTCGGCGAGCCGTTTCTAACTCAAACCTTCGGCCACGTCGAATTGCCGATATTCGGGGATACTGAGCTGGCCTCCGCGCTGATTTTTGATACGGGGGTTGCCCTCGCGGTCATAGGGACGGCGGTAAATATCATTCTAAGCATAAGTGAGGATCGATAA